DNA sequence from the uncultured Ilyobacter sp. genome:
GTTTCTTTTCAGGTAATTTTTCTTCTGTGATTTTATCCGGTTCCTTTAATTCTTCTACTTTTTTATTTTTTATTTTATAGTGTTCATTTTCTAGCGTTTCTAGAAGTATCCCAAGCGAGGTAGACATCGATGGGTGAATCTCGGACATCCCCTTGATCTTCATAGGCATTCCGATCTTTACCCTGTAGTTCAGATCCTTTGAGAGCTTTTCCACTACACCCTCTACCATTACTGCTCCTCCAGTTAGGATGACTCCGTTTCCAAGATAGCCCTTGAATCCAGATTCCTCTATTGCCACCATTACATATTTTAGTATATCTTCACTTCTAGCATCTATTATATCCCTCACAGAGGAGACACTATATTTTTTTTCCTCTCCATCTACTCGGAGATATATACTTTCCTCTAACCTTTTATTTTGGCAGAGATTTCTCAGATTTTCAGCATCTTTTTTCCCAAGCTGTAAAATATATCCTATATCATTTGTATAATGCATTCCCCCCAAGGGAATGGATTTAGAATATATAAGCTTATCATTTTTAAATATTATGAGGTCTGTAGAGCCTTCACCTATGTCTATAAGTGCCACACCCATTTTCTTGTCCTCATATGTTAAAACTGACTGGGCCGAGGCATAGGAGTTCAGAGTTATGTTTTCCACTCCTTTTCCGGCCTTGTTTACAACCTCCACAAGGGACTCTAGTTGAGCTACCTCTACTGTTATCAGATGTACATCTCCCTCTATAAAGCTGCCTACCATCCCAACAGGATGTTTCAATATACCAGAGTTGTCCACCCTTATATTATATATCTCTTTTTTTATTACTTTTTCATGGGGTCTCACCATCTCATCCTGAGCCATTCTATAGAGGTTCTCTATATCCTTCTCCTCTATTATAGTATCCTTTTTAGAAAAATTAAATTTTATATTTTTCGTGGTCGATTTCACGTGTTTTCCAGCTATCCCTATAGATACCTTCTCTATCTTGTGTCCGCTTTCTCTTTCTGCTCTTTCAAGGGCATCTGTCACACACTGGCTGAGGCTTTCCATATCCTCTACCGTAGCTTTTCTCATTCCCTTAGCACAGGTTTCTACTGAAGTGATGACTTTTATTTTTTCACCATTTTCACTTAATTCCCCCAAGACCACTCTTATTTTAGAACTTCCCACATCCAATGCAG
Encoded proteins:
- the ftsA gene encoding cell division protein FtsA; this encodes MKESFVKAALDVGSSKIRVVLGELSENGEKIKVITSVETCAKGMRKATVEDMESLSQCVTDALERAERESGHKIEKVSIGIAGKHVKSTTKNIKFNFSKKDTIIEEKDIENLYRMAQDEMVRPHEKVIKKEIYNIRVDNSGILKHPVGMVGSFIEGDVHLITVEVAQLESLVEVVNKAGKGVENITLNSYASAQSVLTYEDKKMGVALIDIGEGSTDLIIFKNDKLIYSKSIPLGGMHYTNDIGYILQLGKKDAENLRNLCQNKRLEESIYLRVDGEEKKYSVSSVRDIIDARSEDILKYVMVAIEESGFKGYLGNGVILTGGAVMVEGVVEKLSKDLNYRVKIGMPMKIKGMSEIHPSMSTSLGILLETLENEHYKIKNKKVEELKEPDKITEEKLPEKKPAETAKKEKVKPSKKNFSLKEWLSNFI